From one Peptoniphilaceae bacterium AMB_02 genomic stretch:
- a CDS encoding M3 family oligoendopeptidase encodes MKKFHEIEYKRPDVEVLINSISELKEEFPNADAKRQIELVYESDRIARKYFTANTICQIRFTMNTADEFYKKETDFYNENSPLFIEAMTAFQNEVLESKYKDELEAEFFKQALKLLEMQKKSFDPSIVEDLVEENKTSNEYSELIGSAQIEYEGEMYTLSRLIPKMQVEDREKRKSASEAYYGFFKENMDKFDDIFDRLVKIRHRMAKKLGFKNHIELGYLNMNRSDYGPADVEVYRDAIVKYVVPYASSIYERQRQRLGLDKLKYYDEAYKFESGNPTPKGEPEWLIQRAKEMYSEMSPETKEFFDFMEEYELFDLVSRDGKMSGGYCTPLTEYKAQFIFANMNGTAHDVVVLTHEAGHALQVYLARNLPLSLYIFPTYEACEIHSMSMEFFTMPYMERFFKEDTEKYKYSHLAGTMEFIPYGALIDEFQHYVYENVDDTPEMRRTKFRELERKYLPHRDYEDNEFLESGGFFFRQNHVFLSPFYYIDYTLAQICAIGYLRMLKEDYDDAFKNYLDLCKLGGSKSFLELVESTGLPNPFEERTIELAVNTVKSYLDKIDDSQF; translated from the coding sequence ATGAAGAAATTTCATGAGATTGAGTACAAAAGACCGGATGTTGAGGTTCTGATAAACAGCATTAGTGAATTGAAAGAAGAATTCCCAAATGCCGATGCAAAAAGGCAAATAGAACTAGTCTATGAGTCAGACCGTATAGCAAGGAAATACTTTACTGCCAATACCATATGTCAAATCAGGTTCACTATGAATACTGCTGATGAATTCTATAAAAAGGAAACTGATTTTTACAACGAAAATTCGCCACTATTTATAGAGGCTATGACGGCATTTCAAAATGAAGTATTGGAATCAAAATATAAAGATGAACTGGAAGCGGAATTTTTCAAACAAGCATTAAAACTGCTTGAAATGCAGAAAAAATCTTTTGATCCTTCCATAGTTGAAGATTTGGTGGAGGAAAATAAAACTTCAAACGAGTACTCTGAACTAATAGGGTCTGCACAGATTGAGTACGAAGGAGAAATGTATACTCTATCGAGATTAATACCCAAAATGCAGGTAGAGGATAGAGAAAAAAGAAAGAGTGCTTCAGAAGCTTACTATGGTTTCTTCAAGGAAAATATGGATAAATTTGACGATATCTTTGACAGATTAGTCAAGATTAGACATAGGATGGCTAAAAAACTCGGTTTTAAAAATCATATAGAGCTGGGTTATCTAAACATGAACAGAAGTGATTATGGACCGGCAGATGTAGAGGTCTACAGAGATGCTATCGTAAAGTATGTAGTACCTTATGCAAGTTCGATTTACGAAAGACAAAGACAGAGGTTGGGACTGGATAAATTAAAATACTATGATGAAGCATACAAGTTTGAATCGGGAAATCCTACACCAAAGGGAGAGCCTGAGTGGTTGATTCAAAGGGCGAAAGAGATGTATTCGGAAATGAGTCCGGAGACTAAAGAGTTCTTTGATTTCATGGAAGAGTATGAGCTATTTGATCTTGTAAGCAGAGATGGAAAGATGTCGGGAGGATATTGTACCCCGCTTACAGAATATAAAGCCCAGTTTATTTTCGCGAATATGAATGGTACAGCACATGATGTAGTTGTTCTAACTCATGAAGCAGGTCATGCACTGCAAGTTTATTTGGCAAGAAATCTTCCGCTATCACTATATATTTTCCCAACATACGAAGCATGTGAGATTCACTCAATGAGCATGGAGTTCTTTACAATGCCATATATGGAAAGATTTTTCAAGGAAGATACAGAAAAATACAAGTATTCTCATTTGGCTGGAACTATGGAATTTATCCCCTATGGTGCATTAATTGATGAATTCCAACATTATGTATACGAAAATGTAGATGATACTCCGGAAATGAGGAGAACTAAATTCAGAGAATTAGAGCGTAAATATCTTCCTCATAGAGATTATGAAGATAATGAGTTCCTAGAATCAGGTGGATTCTTCTTCAGACAAAACCATGTATTTTTAAGTCCATTCTACTATATCGACTATACATTGGCACAGATTTGTGCTATTGGCTATTTGAGGATGTTAAAAGAAGATTATGATGATGCGTTTAAAAACTATTTGGATCTATGTAAACTTGGAGGATCTAAGTCATTCTTAGAGCTTGTAGAATCAACGGGTCTTCCTAACCCATTTGAAGAAAGGACTATAGAACTTGCTGTAAATACAGTTAAGTCCTATTTGGATAAAATAGATGATAGTCAATTTTAA
- a CDS encoding IS1182 family transposase, with amino-acid sequence MLKDQENKQLTIDTIELDNLIEALGCPTSKIDYINDFDFSEIVEEITNRYCLDNGRPAYPVEVMLKTIILQYFENFTDREVVWHLQSNLVYKRFVGLGLYDNVPTYSTIAKFRIERLNEDILNNLLTCLNIQLIKKKEIKGKIISIDATHSASKAKKLTPGEYLNQLLKQLNEILKFNTVEEISIDIPKIPRGTSIKEEVKTVISKVKETLEMLESLENEDEEKIIPGLKISEEMEDYQSLKKELQEKIEDERFLKGLEEHSLSDPDARVGHKSKNKVFYGYKDELIADIESRYILATNTYPGNYCDGVEFKELLDKVLKLGIKPEKLLGDKAYFKGEILKTADEKEIQPYIPINLGSYKEKEGFEYCKDADQFTCKHGNETVSVCKIKEKDTEITRRVIYTFNSEICKMCPDHKKCVTEKKYVAKRIECTINYGIYNKCAAVMQKEGAKEIANKRALHESINHELKNVFEGKTQQSYGLISARKNGLLRALMVNFNRYALNKMKQE; translated from the coding sequence ATGTTAAAAGACCAAGAAAATAAGCAACTAACTATAGATACTATTGAATTAGACAATCTTATAGAAGCACTAGGATGTCCAACATCTAAAATTGACTATATAAATGACTTTGATTTCTCAGAAATAGTTGAAGAAATAACTAATAGATACTGCTTAGACAATGGTCGACCTGCTTATCCTGTAGAAGTGATGTTAAAAACTATCATACTTCAGTACTTTGAAAACTTTACAGATAGAGAAGTAGTATGGCACCTTCAATCTAATCTAGTATACAAAAGATTTGTAGGACTTGGGCTTTATGATAATGTACCTACCTATTCTACGATAGCAAAATTTAGGATTGAAAGACTAAATGAAGACATCTTAAATAATCTCTTAACATGTTTAAACATTCAATTAATCAAAAAGAAGGAGATTAAAGGTAAAATAATAAGTATAGATGCTACACACAGTGCATCAAAAGCCAAGAAATTAACACCTGGAGAATATCTTAATCAGCTTTTAAAACAGCTAAATGAAATACTTAAATTTAATACAGTAGAAGAAATAAGTATTGATATACCCAAAATACCAAGAGGTACATCAATAAAAGAAGAAGTAAAAACAGTTATCAGTAAAGTAAAAGAAACATTAGAAATGCTTGAATCCCTAGAAAATGAAGATGAAGAAAAGATAATCCCCGGTTTAAAAATAAGCGAAGAAATGGAAGACTATCAATCACTAAAAAAAGAACTACAAGAAAAAATAGAAGATGAAAGATTTTTAAAAGGATTAGAAGAACACTCATTATCAGATCCAGATGCAAGAGTAGGTCATAAAAGTAAGAACAAAGTATTTTATGGATACAAAGATGAACTAATAGCAGACATAGAGAGTAGATATATCCTAGCCACAAACACTTATCCAGGAAACTACTGTGATGGGGTGGAATTTAAAGAACTACTTGATAAAGTATTGAAACTGGGAATAAAACCAGAAAAACTACTAGGAGATAAAGCATACTTCAAAGGGGAAATACTTAAAACAGCAGATGAAAAAGAAATACAACCCTATATCCCAATAAACTTAGGGAGTTACAAAGAAAAAGAGGGTTTTGAATATTGTAAAGATGCTGACCAATTTACCTGTAAACATGGAAATGAAACAGTTTCAGTATGCAAAATAAAAGAAAAAGACACCGAAATAACAAGACGTGTAATATATACCTTTAATTCTGAAATTTGTAAAATGTGTCCTGATCACAAAAAATGCGTTACCGAAAAAAAATATGTTGCAAAAAGAATAGAATGCACAATTAATTACGGAATATATAATAAATGTGCAGCGGTAATGCAAAAAGAAGGAGCAAAAGAAATAGCAAATAAAAGGGCACTTCACGAAAGCATCAATCATGAATTAAAGAACGTATTTGAAGGCAAAACTCAGCAGAGTTATGGCTTGATTAGTGCGCGTAAAAATGGATTACTAAGAGCCTTGATGGTCAACTTTAACCGATATGCATTAAATAAGATGAAACAGGAGTGA
- a CDS encoding BCCT family transporter: MGGAPLVQSWTLFDWAVWIAYAPVTGIFLAQISYGRTVKQFLLINLVLPSIFGIVWFSIWGGSAIFMQMSGNVDLVSTIINSNATMALFEFLKQLPLSVILIPANLFIILISFVTAADATSTSIASMCMKDVPIGSEAPGYMKVVWGTLIGVVAIVMAAFGGGVQGVQGVKDLAAAGGFVVLFIFILQMVAAIKVFFIDDIVE, translated from the coding sequence ATAGGGGGAGCTCCGCTTGTCCAGTCGTGGACATTATTTGACTGGGCGGTATGGATTGCCTATGCTCCGGTAACGGGAATTTTCCTGGCACAGATATCATATGGTAGAACCGTTAAGCAATTCTTGTTAATAAACCTGGTATTACCATCCATTTTCGGTATTGTATGGTTCAGTATCTGGGGAGGAAGCGCTATATTTATGCAAATGAGTGGTAATGTTGATTTAGTTTCAACTATAATAAACTCAAATGCCACCATGGCCTTGTTTGAGTTCTTGAAACAATTGCCATTATCCGTGATACTCATACCGGCAAATCTCTTTATCATCCTTATATCTTTCGTTACTGCTGCTGATGCAACCTCAACCAGTATTGCATCGATGTGTATGAAAGATGTCCCTATAGGATCTGAGGCTCCCGGATATATGAAAGTTGTTTGGGGAACACTTATAGGAGTAGTTGCTATAGTTATGGCTGCCTTTGGTGGAGGTGTACAGGGCGTCCAAGGGGTTAAAGACTTAGCGGCTGCCGGAGGATTTGTAGTACTATTCATATTTATATTACAGATGGTCGCTGCCATCAAAGTCTTCTTTATTGATGATATAGTTGAATAA